The Manihot esculenta cultivar AM560-2 chromosome 1, M.esculenta_v8, whole genome shotgun sequence genome has a window encoding:
- the LOC110613921 gene encoding uncharacterized protein LOC110613921 encodes MSGMEGVKEQEQVDGSSMPPSKEEEEVVKKKYGGIMPKKPPLISKDNERAYFDSADWALGKHGGEKPKGPLEALRPKLQPTQQQTRYRKSPYAPADGEDTGSSPSEDAPANE; translated from the exons ATGTCAGGTATGGAGGGTGTCAAAGAGCAAGAGCAGGTGGATGGAAGTTCCATGCCCCCATCTAAAGAGGAG GAAGAAGTTGTGAAGAAAAAATATGGAGGCATCATGCCCAAGAAACCACCACTCATTTCTAAG GATAATGAACGAGCTTACTTTGATTCTGCTGATTGGGCACTTGGAAAG CATGGTGGTGAGAAACCTAAAGGTCCTCTTGAAGCTCTTCGGCCAAAATTACAg CCTACACAACAGCAGACACGATACCGAAAGTCTCCATATGCCCCTGCAGATGGTGAAG ATACAGGAAGCTCGCCATCAGAGGATGCACCAGCAAATGAATGA
- the LOC110609877 gene encoding uncharacterized protein LOC110609877, with protein MASSPASCSALIKPASLKLMISPRQAFQVKALSFRDEGSLSEANLRVLRERIQEIKMKERLERCCRCEVGWNCSSGYNYKLKKQVGLGQLFEIVRLVCTTVGFTCVTGSLILVIVSLIVHLNPSS; from the exons ATGGCTTCTTCTCCAGCTTCTTGCTCAGCTCTAATCAAGCCTGCTTCTCTCAAGCTGATGATTAGTCCTCGTCAAGCCTTTCAAGTTAAAGCCCTAAGCTTTAGAGATGAAG GGAGCTTGAGTGAAGCGAATTTGAGGGTTCTGAGAGAGAGGATACAGGAAATTAAGATGAAGGAAAGACTTGAGAGGTGTTGTAGATGTGAAGTTGGATGGAATTGTTCATCTGGATATAATTACAAGCTGAAGAAACAAGTGGGTTTAGGTCAGTTGTTTGAGATTGTAAGATTGGTTTGTACAACTGTTGGTTTCACCTGTGTTACTGGTTCTTTGATCCTTGTTATTGTTTCTCTCATAGTTCACTTGAATCCATCATCATGA
- the LOC110619793 gene encoding protein PIN-LIKES 2, with product MEESILFAFHKEIKSGEHVVSAILPLLKLITLTLFGLILTKVHLVHKDTFKQLSKLVFALFLPCLIFTYLGPSITLHKIVRWWFIPVNVIISTTIGCVLGYLVALICRPPEELFRFTIIMTAFGNTGNLPIAIVTSVCHSTDNPFGSECSENGIAYASFSQWVSVILVYTLVYHMMEPPLEYYEIDNEEGEIKEVPVSNSMPLLVEAEWPGMENQETEHSKTPLIARLFNSISGISERNVPDFDTIEEAAKDERSESNPTSIRCLGEPRMVRKIRIVAERTPIRHILQPPTIASLLAIIIGVIPAVKKIVYNPDGPLEFITDSLSIMSEAMVPSVMLILGGMLAEGPDQSKLGIRTTIGIIVARLLVLPVIGIGVIYLADKWNILISEDDRMFRFVLLLQYATPSAILLGAIASLRGYAVKEASALLFWQHACAVVSLSVYMIVFFDLLFSYI from the coding sequence atggaggaatctaTTTTATTTGCCTTCCATAAAGAGATAAAATCTGGAGAACATGTGGTGTCTGCTATATTGCCTCTGTTGAAACTAATCACCCTTACACTTTTTGGTTTAATTCTTACCAAAGTCCATCTCGTCCATAAAGATACATTCAAGCAGCTTAGCAAGCTTGTTTTTGCTCTGTTCTTGCCTTGCTTGATATTCACTTATCTTGGTCCATCCATTACTCTCCATAAAATTGTACGGTGGTGGTTCATTCCTGTTAATGTAATCATTAGTACTACAATTGGTTGCGTACTGGGATATTTGGTGGCGTTGATATGCCGGCCACCGGAGGAACTCTTTCGGTTCACAATTATTATGACTGCATTTGGAAACACAGGTAATCTCCCAATCGCAATAGTTACATCAGTGTGTCATAGTACTGATAATCCATTTGGAAGTGAATGTTCTGAGAATGGCATCGCTTATGCATCATTTTCGCAATGGGTTTCTGTTATTCTTGTTTACACACTTGTTTATCATATGATGGAACCGCCATTGGAGTACTATGAGATCGATAATGAAGAGGGAGAGATTAAGGAAGTGCCTGTCAGTAACAGCATGCCGCTCCTTGTGGAAGCTGAGTGGCCAGGAATGGAAAATCAAGAAACTGAACATAGCAAGACACCATTGATTGCAAGGCTCTTCAATAGCATATCGGGTATTTCAGAAAGAAATGTTCCTGATTTTGATACAATAGAAGAGGCCGCCAAAGATGAGAGAAGTGAAAGCAACCCCACATCGATTAGGTGCTTGGGAGAGCCTAGGATGGTTAGAAAGATTAGAATTGTTGCTGAGCGAACCCCAATCCGCCACATTCTTCAGCCTCCAACTATTGCTTCTTTGCTGGCTATTATCATCGGAGTGATTCCTGCTGTAAAAAAGATAGTATATAATCCTGATGGTCCACTTGAATTTATAACAGACAGTTTAAGTATCATGTCCGAGGCAATGGTGCCATCAGTTATGCTTATTCTCGGAGGGATGCTTGCTGAAGGACCAGATCAGTCGAAACTTGGGATTCGAACAACAATTGGGATTATTGTTGCAAGGCTATTGGTGCTTCCTGTAATTGGAATTGGAGTCATCTACTTAGCTGATAAATGGAATATTTTAATCTCTGAGGACGACAGAATGTTCAGGTTTGTGCTTCTGCTGCAATACGCAACACCAAGCGCCATTTTGCTGGGAGCCATAGCAAGCTTGAGAGGTTATGCAGTTAAAGAGGCTTCAGCACTTCTCTTCTGGCAACACGCCTGCGCTGTGGTCTCACTTTCAGTATACATGATTGTCTTCTTTGATCTGCTTTTTTCATACATCTAA